The following DNA comes from Deltaproteobacteria bacterium.
GTCAGCGCCCGCGGCCGTCGGCGGATTCGCCTCGCGTCGGCAGGAGCGCGAGCACGCGCGCCAGCGTCCGGCGGAGATCGCGGCGTTCGACGACCGCGTCGAGCATGCCGTGCCGCAGGAGGAACTCGGCGCGCTGGAACTCCGCCGGCAACTCCTCGTTCAACGTCTGCGCGACGACCCGCGGCCCGGCGAAACCGACGAGGGCACGCGGCTCGGCGAGATTGACGTCGCCGAGAAGCGCCACCGACGCCGCGACGCCGCCGGTCGTCGGGTCCGTGCAGATCGAGACGTAGGGCACGCCGGCCTCGCGCAGACGCCCGAGCGCGCCGGTGAGCTTCGCCATCTGCATCAGCGAGTGGATGCCTTCCTGCATGCGCGCGCCGCCCGAGGCCGACACGATGACGAGCGGCAGGCGGGCCGCGCAAGCGTGCTCGATCAAGCGCGTGAGCTTCTCCCCCACGGCCGATCCCATGGTGCCCCCGAGGAAGTGGAAGTTGAAGACGGCGATCGCGACCTCCCTCCCGCCGATCCGGCCGGTGCCCGTGATCACGGCCTCGTGATGGCCGGCGCGATCCTGCATCTCGCGCAACCGTTCGGCGTAGGGAGGTTGGTCGGGAAACCCGAGGACGTCGCGCGACCCGATCCCGGCGTCGCGCTCGACGAAGGTCCCACGATCGAGGAGCAGCTGCAGACGCTGCTCGGCGGTGAGCCGCTGGTGGTGCCCGCAGCGGGGACAGACGTAGAGACGACGTTCGAGCTGCTTCCGGTAGACGAGCTCGCGGCACCCGTCGCAGCGGGTCCAGAGCTCGGCGGCGGACGTCGTCATCCGCCGCTCCGTGACGGACGGGCGCTCACGCGCGCGCCGCGTGCACCGCGTCCGCCAGGCTCCGCAGGAGCGCGCGCGCCGCCGGCAGGAACGCGGCGCCCGGGTGCTCCTCGACGAGCCGCATGACCGCGCTCCCGACGACGACCGCGTCGCCGACACGCGCGAGCGTTGCCGCCTGCTCGGGCCCCGTGATCCCGAAGCCGATGCCGACCGGCAGGCCGACCCGAGACCGCACGTTGTCGACCATCGCCGCGACCGCCGCGGCATCGGGCGCCGCGGCACCCGTCGTGCCGGTGATCGACACGTAATAGACGAAGCCGCGCGCCCGGGCGCGCACGGCGTCGATCCGCGAACGGTCGCTCGTCGGCGCGAGGAGGAAGATCATGTCGAGGCCGGCGGCGGCGAGCGCCGGCTCGAGGTCGTCGGCCTCCTCCGGCGGGATGTCGACGCAGAGGACGCCGTCGACGCCGCTCGCCGCCGCGTCCCGGGCAAGCCGCTCGGCGCCGTAACGCAGGAACGGGTTGGCGTAGCCGAAGAGCACGATCGGCACCGGCGAGTCCCGCCGCACTTCGGCCACGAGATCGAGCACGCCCGTGAGCGTCGTGCCGACGGCGAGCGCGCGCTCCGCCGAGCGTTGCAGCGCGGGTCCGTCGGCCATCGGATCGGAGAACGGCACCCCGAGCTCGATGAGATCGACGCCGGCGTCGAGCGCCGCCCGCAGCAGCTCGCGCGTGACGTCGAGGTCCGGATCGCCCGCCATGATGAACGGGATGAACCCCGCGCGCTTCTCGGCCCGGAGCCGGGCGAAGGTCTCGGCGATCCGGCTCATGCGCGCTCCTCCCCGGGCTCGCGAAGCCGGATCCCCAGGTAGTCCGCGACCGTCTCCATGTCCTTGTCGCCGCGTCCGGAGAGGTTCACGAGGACGATCGCGCGCCGCGGCAGCGTCGGCGCGACGCGCATCGCGGCGGCCACGGCGTGCGAGCTCTCGAGCGCGGCGAGGATGCCCTCCCGCTCCGCCAGCATGCGGAGCGCCGCCACGGCGGCCTCGTCGCCGACGGTCTCGTAGCCGACGCGGCCGCTGTCCTTGAGATAGCTGTGCTCGGGGCCGACCGCCGGGTAGTCGAGCCCGGCCGAGATCGAGTGCGCGATCTGCACCTGCCCCGTCTCGCTCTGGAGCACATACGTCTTGTTGCCGTGGAGGACCCCGACATGGCCCGCCGTCAACGAGGCGGCGTGCTGGCCGGTCTCGACGCCGCGCCCCGCCGCCTCGACGCCGATCATCCGCACGTTGCGGTCGCCGAGAAACGGGTGGAAGAGGCCGATCGCGTTGCTGCCCCCGCCGACGCACGCGATCAGCACGTCGGGAAGCTTCCCGGCGACGTGCCGGATCTGCCGGCGCGCCTCGCGGCCGATCACCGACTGGAAGTCACGCACCATCATCGGGTACGGATGGGGACCCGCCACGGAGCCGATGATGTAGAAGGTGTCGCGCACGTTCGTGATCCAGTCGCGCATCGCTTCGTTGAGCGCGTCCTTGAGCGTGCGGCT
Coding sequences within:
- a CDS encoding acetyl-CoA carboxylase carboxyltransferase subunit beta, with product MTTSAAELWTRCDGCRELVYRKQLERRLYVCPRCGHHQRLTAEQRLQLLLDRGTFVERDAGIGSRDVLGFPDQPPYAERLREMQDRAGHHEAVITGTGRIGGREVAIAVFNFHFLGGTMGSAVGEKLTRLIEHACAARLPLVIVSASGGARMQEGIHSLMQMAKLTGALGRLREAGVPYVSICTDPTTGGVAASVALLGDVNLAEPRALVGFAGPRVVAQTLNEELPAEFQRAEFLLRHGMLDAVVERRDLRRTLARVLALLPTRGESADGRGR
- a CDS encoding tryptophan synthase subunit alpha — translated: MSRIAETFARLRAEKRAGFIPFIMAGDPDLDVTRELLRAALDAGVDLIELGVPFSDPMADGPALQRSAERALAVGTTLTGVLDLVAEVRRDSPVPIVLFGYANPFLRYGAERLARDAAASGVDGVLCVDIPPEEADDLEPALAAAGLDMIFLLAPTSDRSRIDAVRARARGFVYYVSITGTTGAAAPDAAAVAAMVDNVRSRVGLPVGIGFGITGPEQAATLARVGDAVVVGSAVMRLVEEHPGAAFLPAARALLRSLADAVHAARA
- the trpB gene encoding tryptophan synthase subunit beta; its protein translation is MPRLPDQRGHFGPYGGRYVSETLMPALLELERAYNRLHKEARFRRDLRELHERYTGRPTPLYFAERLTRALGGARIYLKREDLCHTGAHKINNTLGQILLAKRMGKTRIIAETGAGQHGVATATAAALFGFKCEVYMGSEDVRRQALNVFRMKLLGATVHPVDSGSRTLKDALNEAMRDWITNVRDTFYIIGSVAGPHPYPMMVRDFQSVIGREARRQIRHVAGKLPDVLIACVGGGSNAIGLFHPFLGDRNVRMIGVEAAGRGVETGQHAASLTAGHVGVLHGNKTYVLQSETGQVQIAHSISAGLDYPAVGPEHSYLKDSGRVGYETVGDEAAVAALRMLAEREGILAALESSHAVAAAMRVAPTLPRRAIVLVNLSGRGDKDMETVADYLGIRLREPGEERA